In Halobacteroides halobius DSM 5150, the genomic window CAATAATATTCCTATCCCTAACATGGCCAGCTTATGCTTCTTAAAATCACGCCAAATTAATTGCCACTGTGAAGCTGGCTTTTTCGGCTCTTCTACTGCAACATTATCTTCACTTACTGCAATACTACTCTTTTCTGCCATCTTTCTCCCTCCTATTCATAACGTATTCTAGGATCAACTATTGCTAATAAAATATCTGAGATTAGTGTCCCAATCACAACTAAAGAACTTTGCATCATAATAATTGTACCTGCTAGATACATATCCTGAGATTTAAGAGCATCAAGTAGTTTAGGGCCAACAGTAGGTAGACCTAATACAATTCCAGCAATAGTAGCTCCAGAAATAATCCGTGGTAGCATCCAACCGATTGTACTAACAATTGGATTCACAGCTATTCTAGTTACATGTTTTACAATAACTACTAATTCAGATAACCCTTTTGCTCTAGCTGTCTGAACATATGCTTTGCGTAATTCATCTAACATTTGTCCTCTCATAACTCGAATAAGTCCAGCCATTCCTCCAGTTCCAACAACAACTATTGGTAACCAGATATGCTTTAATAGGTCAATAAATTTACCGAAGGACCAAGGTGCTCCCATATATTCCATCGAAAAGAGTCCGCTGAGATCTGTATTAAAATACTTAACTCCAATAAACATTAATAATAATGCCAATAAAAAATTAGGAATTGAAAGACCGATAAATCCAACAAAAGTGAAGATATAATCAAAAACTGAGTACTGGCGTACAGCAGCATAGATACCAATAGGAATTGCTAAACTCCAAGTAAATAAGATAGTGCCTAGTGAAATTAAGACCGTATAACCAATTCTTTCTTTAATTATCTGGGTCACTGGCACCTCTTGTTTAAAGGACATACCAAAATCTCCACGAGGGAAACCACTAATCCATTTAAAATACTGCTTGTAGGCAGGTTGACCTAATCCATAACGCTTTTTAAGTGCACTTATTCTTGCATCTGTTACCTCTCCACCAACTCTTTCCATTTCCGCTACATAGGTTTCCAAATAACTTCCAGGTGGTAATTTAATCACTAAAAAAGATACAATTGAAATAGCAATTAATAACGGAATAATAGTAATGCATCTTCTAATGATGTAATTTAACAATTTAACCCCTCCTTACTAAAAATTTTTAAAAGATATTACATGTGCTAAATTAATTTAGCACATGTAATATCTAAAATTAAATACTTCTAATTACTCATTTCTTCTCTCTTCATCTTTCCAATAGAACTGTTCCATATAAGCATTTTTGGTAGCTGCTACAGATGGGTTATCTCCGACTTTACGTACATTACCAAGCCCTTTATTGGATACCCCTACGTGTCCAGCCATACCAACTGTTCCAATTGATAGAATCTGTTCTGCAACTTTATCTCCAATCTTAGTTAAAAGTTCTTTCTTCTTCTCTCCACTAACATGAGGTAATTTCTGTCCCCAAGTATACCAATCGATAATCTCTTGAGGTGGTTTTACAGCATTTGCATCTTCAGGAATATCTCTTACTTTTTCTTCAAATGGATTATAATAAGCTAACCAATTACCCCATTTATAATGAGTAAGATTAGTAGGAGTATACTGATCCCAAGGTGGTCTAGATCCTGTCATAAACTTAGTTATAACCTGAGTTCTACCATTTCTTTCTCTTTGCCATAAAGTAGCTTCTGCTACTGACTTAAGATTAATCTTAACTCCTATACTCTCCCAATAATCACGAACTAATTGAGCTGTATCAACACTTAAAGCTCTACTTGAGTTAGCCGTTACATTAAGCAATAATGTCTTACCATCAGGTCTATCACGCCAACCATCTCCATTTTTATCAACTAAGCCTATCTTATCAAGCATCTGCTTAGCCTTTTCTGGCTTGAATTGAGCGTAAGAATTAGCCCATTCTTCCTTAAAGACAGGCACTGTACCTGGAGTAAATGTTAATTGTCGTGCGGTTCCTTGGCCCATAA contains:
- a CDS encoding ABC transporter permease, with the protein product MLNYIIRRCITIIPLLIAISIVSFLVIKLPPGSYLETYVAEMERVGGEVTDARISALKKRYGLGQPAYKQYFKWISGFPRGDFGMSFKQEVPVTQIIKERIGYTVLISLGTILFTWSLAIPIGIYAAVRQYSVFDYIFTFVGFIGLSIPNFLLALLLMFIGVKYFNTDLSGLFSMEYMGAPWSFGKFIDLLKHIWLPIVVVGTGGMAGLIRVMRGQMLDELRKAYVQTARAKGLSELVVIVKHVTRIAVNPIVSTIGWMLPRIISGATIAGIVLGLPTVGPKLLDALKSQDMYLAGTIIMMQSSLVVIGTLISDILLAIVDPRIRYE